The nucleotide window AGGGCAGGGGCAATTAATACAGCTAAATTCTATGCAAGCTAAGCATTTATAAtgccttcctaagcagagttgcacctaagcagagttacgtccTTCTATGCCCACTgatgccaatgggcttagaagggtgtaactctctagAGGATAGCACTGCATTTCCTGAAACTGAAATGTGGAAATTAGAAATATTCAGAACCTGTCTTGCTCcctacccccacctccacccaaTAAAATGGCTGATTGGAGATGCCAGATTTGGAACCAATGCCCTGAATTTTGTCATGCAAATTGATGGCTAGATATTCTTCCGGAAAAATCTGAAATTCGCTTCCCGAACTGGGCATGGCATATTTGCAAAACAACATTTGAAATCCAAAGAGGATGGACGCACCAAGCTTTTACCTTTGAGTGGGTGGGAAAGCATTTGTGCGCCTGAACCGCTTGACCCCTGTGGGCTGCCCCTGCTGTGGATCAGCTTCCACTCCATCACCATTCCCTGCTGATGTGGTTTCATCCTGTTTGACCTAGAAATTAACTACAGATTATTCACTCACTCACCATTAACATATCAGGTTTGACTTCCTCCATAGAAAGCAATCTGGAAGAATGGAAGGGCCTTGGTCCTACCTGTTGTTGAGCTGATGCTGGCCGATTTAAGGGGCTTGCGCCACTTGGCCTGGGGGCTGTTCTTTTCTGGGGACCAGTCATGCCATTCCAAAACCGTTTTCTGTAATACTGCTGTTTTCTAAACCCTCTTCTAAACCTGTAGGCTCCTAAAGAAATACATGGTTGAGACTGTGGTTTCTTGTGTGGAAAATAGAGACTCTAATGTCTGTTTTACGTCTTTTTATTCTTCACATCTTTACCCACaacttcctccaaagagttcagtGAAATATACACAGCCCCCCCACGCctcctttatcctcacaagaatcctgTAAGGCAGGTTAATCTGTGAACAATTACCCAGGGCAAGATCACCCAGGGAACTTTGTGGCTGAACAGTTTTCCGGGCCAGCATCAAGGGCTGGCTTGGCTAGATATCTGCTGAAGCCCATGGCCCAGAAAAGGACCCACCCAAGGCCAGAGACTCTGAGCCCATCCACTCCCACCAGCTATGACAGTGAGCACCTGTGTTAGCCACCAGTAGCCCATGTGATCTATTTGCTGCTGGGAACAGTGTTTGGGGGAGAGAGGGGTGCGCGGCTCTTTCACACTCTTGCAAAGACCACCAGATCTGTTTCAGCCTTACAGCACTGACGGCCCTCAAAGGATCATGAAAACGTAGCACTGCTCCAGGATTGTGTGCAAGTATACGCATACATGAGGAGAGGGTAGCACCCTTAGGCGGCCACTGGAGTGCATCAGTGTCGCCACCAACCTGGAGCCAGCCCTGGGAATTTTGAgcccaagcctccctagggcaaATCCAGCTTCCCTCCCACACTGTCTGTGGCACACTAGCTCTTGGCGTGTTTTCATACCATACTTAGGGACAGCGGGGGAGTGTAGGGACTGGTTTTAGATGGAGGTTCCTCTTCCCGAAGGCAAACCACGGCATGAGAAATTCCCCTGTGGCAGAGAATCTTTCTTCCTATTTTTAACTACTATATGGCTTTGATAAATTGCTCTCTTGATTCACAGCCAGGCTGTTCATCTAAGAGAGAAGAGGTTTCTTTGTCATAATCTGTTTCTTAGTTCTGTGTTTAGTTTATGGATTATTTTTCCTCAGGTATTACCTCATGATTACACCTCACTGAACATTTCTTTAGTCTCaatcatttttttctcctccattcATATTTATTTCTTTCTCATTATTAATTAGATTTTCATTTAACATTCAGCCTTTGTGTAAAACATCTGTGTTAAAAATACTGTAGGAAACACACATTAACCATTTCCTCATTGTTAGTGTGGGGTTCAACATGTCAACAAGCACTATTTCAACAGGAAGACAAAAGCAGCCCTGGTCCCTTTTGAAagtgattggggagggggggaattttATTCCCAAACGTCTAGAGCGATGTGTTAAACCTAATccacaaacttaaaaaaaaaatccgccACGAAGGCCCTGAGAaggcatccaggtcagggcagcaagCTCTGGATAACTTAAATGCATCACCAGAATGAAAAAGTTGAGAGAAGGAATAAACTAAATCTGCTTAAAACTCCCCAAAAGATTGACTAAGCTGATATTCATTTATAGCTCCAAACCTAAAAATGCTTACTTAGGGAATAAGAACTACTGAACACAGtgcaacttacttctgagtaaacaatcTTAAGCTTGCTCTGTAAAATTACTTTGACTGAAGGCCCAACTATATGTgacattgggtgtgtgtgtgtgtgtccgtaaCTGTGAATGCCTTAATCCAGCATTGGAACTTTGGGACAGGAGAAGGGGAGTAGACACTTTACTGACTTCAGTTGCTCCCTCTCTCAAACTGCTATTTGTCCCATGAAAGGAGGGGCCACACAAATGCTTCTAACTCCATGGTGGGAAAAGGTTGACCAGagttgggaaaacagcacagaaGGAGAAAGATAACCTGTTCTCTAGCCTGTATCCTGATTGCCTCCTTGCATGGCTGCTGTTTACAGTTAAAAACACAGCAGGAAATTGGCTCACAGATCTCCAAACATCACATTTAATGGAGCAAGAAAACATTAGTGAGAACTGCTTGGATTCAGGCCCAGATAAAACTGGACTTAATATGGTtatagagaaaaaaaatgttgctaaactaacaaaaacaagaatttggggtgggggggcagggagagctgtCTGTTAGTATGATCATAAGATATTTTGGGATTATTACTTCTGGACTCAGTTTAGCCTTGGATTTCATTAGCTGATTAAGGGGATGAATCAGTGGTGGAAAAAAGGGGTAAGACAGACTGACTCTTGCCCCTCCGCCCTGGAATAATGATCTTTTAAACAAGTGCTGGGTGGCTTGTGCTTAATGGGTGGAGGCCATGGTACTAAAGAGAAACACACTGGTCCTTGTGGATGCCCCAGGAAAGACAGCAAAGGGGTGTTTGTGCCAAGGTGAAAAGAGGGCTGAATTTTCAGGATAGTGACTCCAGGAAAACAACTTCTGAAACTTGATTGTGCATAAAACTGCTTCTGCTGACTTCAGCTCTGCTTTTCCCACTTCTGTTTGCTGCTGTGTACGTACCTTGCACGCTTTGTGGTGCCCAGCTCCGGAATCGAGGTCTTCCATTGCTATAGGATGGATTTCTGTTCTTGAGCTGCTGCCTCCATCTGTTCCCTGCTGCCTTTGTATTGGTCTGCCCTTTCTTGTTACGCTTTATAATATCATCTGGATTaggaaacagcccccccccaaataagcaAATCAAAGAAGCCTGTTTTTTGCTTAACTGATTACTTAAAGAAGGACCATTTATTCATTAAACATTTCTatactatcccccccccccccagtgtgtgtgtatgtgtgtatggggGCGGAATGTACTTTGCCAAGAATAACTGAGGGCAGGTAACAAATCTGAGCATGTCGACAATGCGATTCAGACCTTCACAATTTCAGGGTTATAAGAGCTCCATCAAAATTCCTGGGAAATATGGCTTCCCTCTACCAGGAAAAGCCCCAACCTGGAGGAGCAAGTTCAAATTGTTCAAGAAACAAACTAAAAGGCATACATGAAAGAGACAAACTAAAAGGCAtacatgaaaaatgaaatcctgccctcaagtcatagtttacATAGGGTGACCCCTGggggtgttttcatggcaagagactaacagaggtggtctgccattgcctgtctctacagtcctggtcttcgttggagatctccttttcaattactaaccaaggccaaccctgcttagcttctctatcaggctctcctgggttaTCTAGGTCAGGGATAAAAGGTGTgcatatagggccaagctacaagtgacgaacaacacttgaatggcaagtgtatttctccctgttcacttgcccttcactcaatccacttgctgttcaagtgtcattcgtcacttgtagcttggcccatagaagcaaaaaaaaaaaaagaagaagttaaCAGCGTGCCCAGGAAAAAACCCTTAGGAAGAAGCCAGGGAAGGACACCTGATGCAGCCACCATGCagaagctgggtctggccagtgcCTCGTGGCAGACTGCTCGAACACCCCATGCACGCAGTCTAACACCCCATGGTGAAGAAGAGCAGTATGCAATTAATGCATACATTTTATTTCGCAGACCAAAAGCCCGAGAGCGGAAGCTTAACCAGGAACGTCCGATGTGAACCGGCCCGAGGCCTAGCGGGAGCGGGTAGGAAGGAGCCCGAAGAGAGACCGAGAAGCTCCTCCCAGCCCCACAGGGGTGTGGTTTACCCCTCCCATTATCAGGCGTGTACCGCGACGGCCTGCCGTTAGCGGCTTTGCCCGCCGAGTCAGCTGCCCTAAATAGCCCGACTCGGCACCAGACGGTTCTATTTTGGGAGCCCCGCTGCGGGAGGGGTGGCGGCAATGCAGCCTGCCTCACACTTGGGGGGTGAGCGGCTGCGGTGCCCAAGTTTGCATGAAAAACTTTGGAAGGTGCGTGAAACGGTCCCAGGCCCGGGCCGGCGGCGCTGTCCGGCCTTTGCTTCACCCTTTCTCCCCGGGACCAGGAAAGGACACTCCAGTGTggaagatttgggggaggggggttcgtTGGGCAGACCCGCTGCGAACGGCGCCAACCCCTCCTGCTTGCTGGAAGGCGCACGAAGGGGATCAGTCCCGCTACCCGCCCCgatccaatgggggggggggagttggggtgGCGACGTCCCCGGCACATCCCtcgtcgcccccccccccccgtctcaacTCCAAAACTCTCGCACCCCGCCGCACCTACCCAGGGACAGGTCAATCTCTTCGGAGCCGGTCGGCCCCGATCCTGCCCCCGCAGCCGGCTCTTGCTCTCCGCCCGCCGCCTCCATGGGCTCTCCGCACAAGCTGGGTCCGATGTGGGCGCACTTAGCGGCCAGGCCGACCGAAGGACAAGACCTGGCGGAGCGCCCTACAAGCGCCCGCCTCCAGCCAGCTGTCTCGGCggcaccccctccccctggcacCGGCACAAGCGCCTCTCCCGGATTCCTTCCCGGCCGGCTGCTCTTCGGCTTGGCACGTGTCTGACTTGTGGACACGTGCCCCGGGGACATAACTCcgactttccctgaagtcaagcccaAAGGCAGTCGTAGTCCTGCACTGGCTGCTACACCATACAGGCTGTTCTCATTTCATTTATGCCCCCCCTCATTATAATTCACATATTCGTCAATTCAAAAATAAGTTATAAATTTGAGAGCATCCAGTTTCCTGTGATACCACCCTGTCAATCTATTTATCAGTTTGGAAAGCTTCCCTCTCCTCCCATTCTAATCTGTTAACTTTCCCTCATGTTGCTGGTAGCTTTAAGAGCAACCATATTGTCTCCTTCCATCACTGGCACTGAACAGAGAAATTTGAAGTTTTACGtattccagcacaagcttttgtgagtcagagtgcactttatcagatgcatgaagttcaCACCTATAGGTAGATACATATAtccagagagccaatttggtgtagtagttaagagcgtgggactcttaatatggagaactggatctgattccccactcctccccttgaagccagctgggtgaccttgggtcagtcatagcttctaggagctctctcagccccacccacctcacaaggtgttgtgaggataacaacaacatactttgtaaaccgcttggagtgggtgttaagttgtcctgaagggaagtatataaatcaaatgttgttgttgttatatatttaaagcagcaataAACCAGAAAAGCCTCTTTGTAAAATTTTTCCTTGTTATCTTTCTATTGAACTATGAAGGGaaaggtggtggtagtggtggtatgTCAGTGGATCATAGCCAAATAAATTTCCCCATAGCTTTCTAAAGACTGTAGCTAAAGGGGCCATGAATAAAAGGGAACGGGACTGCTGCTTTTTGAGCACTTGGCCCCAGTCCAGTGGGGCAACTGCTGCGTTTGAATCATCTGAAGTTCCAGGATAAATAGTCTATCTTGCTAGCTGCACTTGGGTCTCTGTAAAATGCCCTGTAGCTCAGACATGGTTGCCAAtctccgcacacacacacacacccaactccATTAATTTTGGAGCAACTCGAGAATCAGTTGTAGCTCACCTGCTTAACTTCTGTGTCTCTGGATGCAAGTAAAGTCAGAGGACAATGCTACAATAATATAGTGATTAGTCCTAAACCAGCCCAAAACAATCACAAGGACAAATTTTGTACACATGGTGCTATTTTCATAGTGTTTAG belongs to Eublepharis macularius isolate TG4126 chromosome 13, MPM_Emac_v1.0, whole genome shotgun sequence and includes:
- the LOC129341292 gene encoding UAP56-interacting factor-like, whose amino-acid sequence is MEAAGGEQEPAAGAGSGPTGSEEIDLSLDDIIKRNKKGQTNTKAAGNRWRQQLKNRNPSYSNGRPRFRSWAPQSVQGAYRFRRGFRKQQYYRKRFWNGMTGPQKRTAPRPSGASPLNRPASAQQQVKQDETTSAGNGDGVEADPQQGQPTGVKRFRRTNAFPPTQRPFKLNRRPAFMQRQSRFNFSRGQKESNQDRKQPWTRRWQLQPSSGAVLTVSVSNPHANQMKMLGAKRPFLRGRSTSTKMTQPKPKGVPLRFNFRAMANQTSLTLNERFSGLRLKHRFTALRNTSRMVTLP